Proteins from one Xiphophorus hellerii strain 12219 chromosome 8, Xiphophorus_hellerii-4.1, whole genome shotgun sequence genomic window:
- the lmnb1 gene encoding lamin-B1, giving the protein MATATPTAHRGTCGGSATPLSPTRITRLQEKQQLRDLNDRLAVYIDKVRSLESENDVLHLQISEKEETRSRELGGLKALYETELADARRSLDDSSKERAWLQIELGKVKYDHEHLQQNYTKKDTEAAAALARLKDLEAQLNGKDAMLATTLSEKRGLENTLSEMQEQLQEMGTGLSQAKKELSDEMLMRIDLENRCQSLAEEMDFRKSMHEEEVKEARHRYETRLVEVDSGRKEEYEFKLTQALADMRAQNEEQIQIYKDNMESTYKAKLEDLHHLSEMNGASAIMAREELRESALRIESLSAQLTGLQKETRGSRDRIAELEAALAQERDTSRKLLGDKDHEMAEIQAKMQQQLNDYEQLLDVKLALDMEINAYRKLLEGEEERLKLSPSPSSRVTVSRASSSSRSVRTTQGKRKRIDVEEQEASSSVSIAHSASATGPICIDEIDTDGKFVCLLNNGDEDQAMVGYEMVKNVGNVASTYKFTPKYVLKAGHKVTIWASDAGVSSRPPSDLVWKNQPSWGSGEDVSMVLMNPQGEEVAKRITKYKIAEEDDQGDEDDYGIEAIEKDLQQQKDAHAAKRGCSIM; this is encoded by the exons ATGGCGACTGCAACTCCCACCGCCCACAGAGGCACGTGCGGCGGCAGCGCCACACCGCTAAGTCCGACCAGAATAACCAGgctgcaggaaaaacaacagctcAGAGACCTCAACGACCGCCTTGCTGTTTACATCGATAAAGTGCGTAGCTTAGAGTCTGAGAATGACGTACTTCACCTCCAGATTAGCGAAAAAGAGGAAACTAGGAGTCGGGAACTCGGTGGACTGAAAGCACTGTATGAGACGGAGCTAGCCGACGCCAGGAGGAGTTTGGATGACTCTTCCAAGGAGCGGGCCTGGCTGCAGATTGAGTTGGGAAAGGTCAAATACGATCATGAGCATCTTCAACAGAA CTACACCAAAAAGGACACAGAGGCTGCAGCAGCCCTGGCCAGACTGAAGGATTTGGAGGCTCAGCTCAATGGCAAAGACGCAATGCTGGCTACTACACTGTCTGAGAAAAGGGGGCTGGAAAATACTCTATCTGAGATGCAGGAACAACTGCAGGAG ATGGGAACAGGTCTTTCTCAGGCCAAGAAGGAGCTTTCTGATGAGATGCTTATGCGTATTGACTTGGAAAACCGTTGCCAGAGTCTGGCAGAAGAGATGGACTTCCGAAAGAGTATGCATGAAGAG GAAGTGAAGGAGGCTCGACACAGGTATGAAACCCGACTGGTGGAGGTAGACTCTGGTCGGAAGGAAGAATATGAATTTAAACTGACTCAGGCCCTGGCTGACATGAGAGCACAGAATGAAGAGCAGATCCAGATCTACAAGGACAACATGGAGAGCACCTACAAGGCTAAA CTTGAAGACTTGCATCATCTGTCAGAGATGAATGGAGCGTCAGCTATCATGGCCCGAGAGGAGCTCAGAGAATCTGCCCTGAGGATCGAGAGCTTAAGTGCTCAACTGACAGGACTACAAAAagag ACGCGTGGCTCGAGGGATCGTATAGCAGAACTTGAGGCAGCTTTAGCACAGGAGAGAGACACAAGCCGTAAACTACTGGGAGACAAAGACCATGAAATGGCAGAAATCCAAGCCaaaatgcagcagcagctgaatgaCTATGAACAACTGCTGGATGTGAAACTGGCCCTGGACATGGAGATAAATGCCTACCGGAAGCTTctggagggagaggaggaaag GTTGAAGCTGTCTCCCAGTCCTTCATCCCGTGTGACAGTGTCTCGAGCATCATCCAGCAGTCGCAGTGTGCGGACCACTCAAGGAAAGAGGAAGCGCATTGATGTGGAGGAACAGGAAGCCAGCAGTTCGGTCTCCATTGCTCACTCTGCTTCTGCTACAGGACCCATTTGCATTGATGAGATTGACACTGACGGCAAGTTTGTGTGCCTCCTCAACAATGGAGATGAG GACCAGGCCATGGTGGGTTATGAGATGGTCAAGAATGTTGGAAATGTTGCATCTACTTACAAGTTCACACCCAAATATGTCCTGAAGGCTGGGCATAAAGTCACG ATCTGGGCGTCTGATGCTGGCGTGAGCTCCAGACCTCCCTCTGACTTAGTGTGGAAGAACCAACCTTCCTGGGGGTCAGGAGAAGATGTTAGCATGGTGCTGATGAACCCTCAAGGAGAG GAAGTGGCAAAGAGAATCACCAAATACAAGATAGCAGAAGAAGATGATCAGGGAGATGAAGATGATTATGGTATAGAAGCCATTGAGAAAGACCTCCAACAGCAG